Proteins encoded by one window of Bubalus kerabau isolate K-KA32 ecotype Philippines breed swamp buffalo chromosome 22, PCC_UOA_SB_1v2, whole genome shotgun sequence:
- the IFIT3 gene encoding interferon-induced protein with tetratricopeptide repeats 3: MSEDKNSLEQILPQLRCHFTWNLFKKGSVSHDLEDRVCNQTEFLNSEFKATKYNLLAYIKHLKGQNEAALECLRQAEEWIQREHADQAEVRSLVTWGNYAWVYYHLGRFADAQLYADKVKRVCQKFANPYSIECPELDCEEGWTLVKCGGKKIERAKVYFQKALEEKPNNPEFSSGLAIAMYYLDDRPEQQSSVEILKQAVKLSPDNQYIKVLLALTLQKTNEQDEGEQLVVEALEKAPCQTDVLRSAAKFYRGKGDLDKAIGLLLRALESIPNNPYLYHQIACCYRAKVKQIQRTGESEASAKGEKIEELRERARNYVSKAIEKGLNPLHACSDEFLENEECYQTAFSKELPSTKGQELHQHDCNPQEDREISEHTAVQCSLDGLSISTESTEKEKMKFQLQNVANNQLPQNVLYSWSLQGLIHKMNGDLLQAAECYEKALDHLLKNSPSGIGSIFLPATEHEEGSEEMEQDADSSILRELPDP, translated from the exons ATGAG tgaggacaAGAATTCTCTGGAGCAAATCCTTCCACAGCTGAGATGCCACTTCACGTGGAACTTATTTAAGAAAGGAAGTGTCTCTCATGACCTCGAAGACAGAGTGTGTAATCAGACTGAATTTTTAAACTCTGAGTTCAAAGCTACAAAGTACAACTTGTTGGCCTACATAAAACACTTGAAGGGTCAAAACGAAGCAGCCCTGGAATGCTTGCGGCAAGCCGAAGAGTGGATCCAGCGAGAGCACGCTGACCAGGCGGAGGTCAGGAGCCTGGTGACCTGGGGGAACTACGCCTGGGTCTACTACCACCTGGGAAGGTTCGCAGATGCTCAGCTTTATGCGGACAAGGTGAAACGAGTCTGCCAGAAGTTCGCAAATCCTTACAGTATTGAATGTCCTGagctggactgtgaggaaggGTGGACACTGGTAAAGTGCGgtgggaaaaaaattgaaagggCAAAGGTGTATTTTCAGAAGGCTCTGGAAGAGAAACCCAACAACCCAGAATTCTCCTCGGGGCTGGCCATCGCGATGTACTACCTAGATGACAGGCCAGAGCAGCAGTCCTCTGTGGAAATTCTGAAGCAGGCCGTTAAGCTGAGTCCTGACAATCAGTACATCAAAGTTCTCCTGGCCCTGACGCTACAGAAGACAAATGAACAAGATGAAGGGGAACAGCTGGTTGTAGAGGCTCTGGAAAAAGCTCCTTGTCAAACAGATGTTCTTCGCAGTGCAGCCAAATTTTACCGAGGAAAAGGTGATCTAGACAAAGCAATTGGACTGTTGCTAAGGGCACTGGAATCCATACCAAACAATCCCTACCTCTATCACCAGATAGCATGCTGCTACAGGGCAAAAGTCAAGCAAATTCAACGTACAGGAGAATCTGAAGCTAGCGCAAAAGGAGAGAAGATTGAAGAACTGAGGGAACGTGCTAGAAACTATGTGAGTAAAGCGATTGAGAAGGGACTAAATCCTCTGCATGCATGTTCTGATGAGTTCCTGGAAAATGAAGAATGTTATCAGACAGCTTTCAGTAAGGAGCTCCCCAGCACCAAGGGACAAGAGCTCCATCAGCATGATTGCAATCCTCAGGAGGATCGTGAGATATCCGAACACACTGCAGTCCAATGTTCTTTAGACGGTTTATCCATAAGCACAGAAtcaactgagaaagaaaagatgaaattcCAGCTACAGAATGTAGCTAATAACCAGCTACCACAGAATGTACTATATTCTTGGTCTCTCCAAGGCTTAATTCACAAGATGAATGGAGACCTGTTGCAGGCGGCTGAATGCTATGAGAAGGCTCTGGATCACCTCCTAAAGAACAGCCCTTCGGGCATAGGCAGCATTTTCCTGCCAGCAACTGAGCATGAAGAAGGCAGTGAGGAAATGGAGCAGGATGCAGACAGCTCTATACTCAGAGAGCTTCCTGACCCCTGA
- the LOC129636444 gene encoding interferon-induced protein with tetratricopeptide repeats 1-like encodes MSYKADEDQLNDKLQQLRCHFTWDLIIAETEIPDLENRVLEEITFLDIKYNVGIYNLLAYVKHLRGQNEEALKSLQKAEDLTQQEHANQPQVRSLVTWGNYAWLHYHMGQQAEAQIYLDKVKNTCRKLGNSSSYRMACPQMDCEEGWALLKCGGKNYERAKVCFEKALEVDPENPEFSTGYAIVVYRLEGFNKAQISAEFCLNTLKQAVRLNPNDAYIKALLGLKLQDVEQEAEGEKYIKEALTNASSKAYVFRYAAKFYRRKGVLDEALRLSKLALEETPSSAFLHHQTGLCYKSQIIEIKLATNCQPKGQDKENINRIIPLAIHHLERAVQLKPTFELAYTSLAEMYAEAGDHRKANDTFQKVLSMKALDKEVLQHIHLHYGRFLEFHKKSEVDAISHYLKAIKIENPSTDRDKSIHSLTKLASKKLRRNPSDIESLSILGFIHKVKGEMNEAVEYYERALRLASGLENSAVTPRH; translated from the exons ATGAG TTATAAAGCTGATGAGGATCAGCTCAACGATAAGCTGCAACAGTTGAGATGTCACTTTACATGGGATTTGATCATTGCAGAGACAGAAATACCGGATTTAGAAAACAGGGTCTTGGAGGAGATTACGTTCCTGGACATCAAATACAATGTGGGAATATACAACTTACTGGCCTATGTGAAACACCTGAGAGGCCAGAATGAAGAAGCCCTGAAGAGTTTACAAAAAGCTGAAGACTTAACCCAGCAAGAACATGCCAACCAACCACAAGTGAGAAGTCTGGTTACCTGGGGCAACTATGCCTGGCTGCATTACCATATGGGCCAACAAGCAGAAGCCCAGATTTACCTGGACAAGGTGAAGAACACTTGCAGAAAACTTGGGAATTCCTCCAGCTATAGAATGGCGTGTCCTCAGATGGACTGTGAGGAAGGATGGGCCTTGCTGAAATGTGGAGGAAAGAATTATGAACGGGCCAAAGTCTGCTTTGAAAAGGCTCTGGAAGTGGACCCTGAAAACCCTGAATTCAGCACTGGGTATGCAATCGTTGTCTATCGCCTGGAGGGCTTTAACAAAGCACAGATTAGTGCGGAATTTTGTCTGAACACCCTAAAACAGGCTGTCAGGCTAAATCCAAATGATGCATACATTAAGGCTCTTCTTGGCCTGAAGCTTCAAGATGTAGAACAAGAAGCTGAAGGAGAAAAGTACATCAAAGAAGCACTGACCAATGCATCCTCAAAGGCTTATGTCTTTCGGTATGCTGCCAAGTTTTACCGAAGAAAAGGCGTTCTGGATGAAGCTCTTCGGCTCTCAAAATTGGCCTTGGAGGAAACCCCCTCTTCTGCTTTCCTGCATCACCAGACAGGGCTTTGCTACAAGTCACAAATAATCGAAATAAAGTTGGCTACAAACTGTCAGCCTAAAGGACAGGATAAAGAAAACATCAACAGAATAATACCATTAGCCATACATCATTTGGAACGTGCTGTGCAACTAAAGCCCACATTTGAGTTAGCTTATACAAGCCTGGCAGAAATGTACGCAGAAGCAGGTGACCACAGAAAAGCTAATGATACTTTTCAAAAAGTGCTCAGCATGAAAGCACTCGACAAAGAAGTGCTGCAACACATACATCTCCACTACGGCCGATTTCTGGAATTTCACAAAAAATCTGAAGTCGATGCAATTAGCCAttatttaaaagcaataaaaatagaaaacccaTCAACAGATAGGgataaaagcatccattctttgacGAAATTGGCTTCAAAGAAACTCCGGAGAAATCCATCAGATATAGAAAGCTTGAGTATCCTTGGGTTCATCCACAAAGTAAAAGGAGAAATGAATGAAGCCGTGGAGTATTACGAGCGGGCCCTGAGGCTGgcttctggcttggagaactctGCTGTGACCCCCAGGCACTGA